A genomic region of Haliaeetus albicilla chromosome 8, bHalAlb1.1, whole genome shotgun sequence contains the following coding sequences:
- the LOC138686314 gene encoding la-related protein 6-like, translating into MSSRSSGVALGLSSQPSCSTPLPVQKNSFPALQLFSPRSRPFALLSQEDFKSFSGSFCTASDVLGAGLLDRDYSIPDPQLVRRIVSQVEYYLSDENLAKDAFLLKHVQKNKMGFVSIKLLTSFKKVKYLTRDWRLTLYALQFSELLEVNEEGTKVRRRVPIPESLLSIPPSKLLLAWELLPPEQDVLLPLQKNFLETITRMFSPFGAITSIRILRPGRKLPSDVRKYTSRFPELLSKCCALVEYESLESARSAFEDLGRQSRLGGESIRVVRLCGKGSKKKPGVERKAAEKPADQPGWKTQAVAATLPYGLGDSLLCSSPESKGAQALSPLLLCKDPSAPSWPGSDFKPGDFGNTFTGSLLTRKVFPPLGTGLGTPDRYGLCSSPETTRGCGWGSGAGAWAPWPTSPSPDAKPLAGNVPAAKRVPEPLDLQDALLRLPHGPDGTKGFCSSFGRGELILRR; encoded by the exons ATGTCATCACGTAGCTCTGGGGTGGCCTTGGGGCTCAgttcccagcccagctgcagcacaccTCTGCCTGTGCAAAAAAATTCCTTCCCGGCACTGCAACTGTTTTCGCCACGGAGCCGCCCGTTTGCCCTGCTCAGCCAGGAGGACTTCAAGAGCTTCAGTGG GAGCTTCTGCACCGCAAGCGATGTTTTGGGGGCTGGTCTCTTGGACCGCGACTACTCCATCCCCGACccgcagctggtcaggaggatTGTGTCCCAGGTGGAATACTACCTCTCCGATGAGAAtctggccaaggatgctttcctcctgaaacacgtccagaagaacaagatgggtttcgtcagcatcaaactgctgacgtctttcaagaag GTGAAATACCTGACGCGTGACTGGCGGCTGACGCTCTACGCCCTGCAGTTCtcggagctgctggaggtgaacGAGGAGGGCACCAAAGTGAGGCGGCGGGTCCCCATCCCCGAATCCCTGCTGAGCATCCCCCCTAGCAAactgctgctggcctgggagTTGCTGCCCCCGGAGCAGGACGTGCTGCTGCCGCTCCAGAAGAATTTCCTGGAGACCATCACGAGGATGTTCAGCCCCTTCGGAGCCATTACCTCCATCCGCATCCTGCGGCCGGGCCGCAAGCTGCCTTCGGATGTGCGGAAATACACGTCGCGCTTCCCGGAGCTGCTGAGCAAGTGCTGTGCGCTGGTGGAGTACGAGAGCCTGGAGAGCGCCCGCAGCGCCTTTGAGGACCTCGGCCGCCAGAGCCGCCTGGGTGGCGAGAGCATCAGGGTGGTCCGGCTCTGCGGGAAGGGCTCCAAGAAGAAACCCGGGGTCGAGAGGAAGGCGGCAGAGAAGCCGGCGGACCAGCCGGGTTGGAAAACGCAGGCGGTGGCCGCGACGCTCCCCTACGGCCTCGGggactccctgctctgcagctccccggagTCGAAAGGCGCCCAGGCGTTGTCACCCCTCCTCCTGTGCAAGGACCCCTCGGCACCCTCCTGGCCCGGCAGCGACTTCAAGCCTGGCGATTTCGGCAACACCTTCACCGGATCGCTCCTCACCAGGAAAGTCTTCCCTCCGCTCGGGACAGGCTTGGGCACGCCTGACCGCTACGgcctctgctccagccctgaGACCACCCGTGGCTGCGGctgggggagcggggcgggTGCCTGGGCGCCCTGGCCCACCAGCCCCTCTCCAGATGCCAAACCTCTTGCCGGCAATGTCCCGGCAGCGAAACGGGTGCCTGAGCCCCTCGACCTGCAGGATGCGCTGCTTCGCCTGCCCCACGGCCCCGATGGCACCAAGGGCTTTTGCAGCAGCTTTGGAAGAGGAGAGCTCatcctccggcgctga